A genomic stretch from Zeimonas sediminis includes:
- a CDS encoding tripartite tricarboxylate transporter permease gives MEAVLTAIGMVASADVLLAMIGAALFGLFVGAVPGLTATMATALLVPITFFLPPVPAVAAMVTATAMAIFAGDIPGCLVRIPGTPASAAYVDESYAMTRKGQAETALGVALVFSVIGGLFGTTVLIFAAPALAEFALQFSSFEYFWLVLLGLTCAVFITGDAPIRGLVTLFLGLLVGAVGLENPAAHPRFTFGNADLLGGVSLIPAMIALFAVSEILRFSLSPVHIDEFKSQVGAVFRGMGGMIRKYRWQTLRGSALGTAVGALPGAGADIAAWMAYATSRKTSKESEKFGTGHPEGLVEAGAANNSALSAAWIPALVFGIPGDSITAIVIGVLYMKDMNPGPTIFINSPENIYAVFAVFILANLLMLPLGWACIKAATRILRAPRNVLMPIILMFCIVGAFAINNSPFDLWILIGFGLLGWFLEAHRFPIAPAILGMLLGKMLEENFITSMIKSEGNLMGFVERPIAAALAVFALLLWALSGWFALKRRMARG, from the coding sequence ATGGAAGCCGTCCTCACCGCCATCGGAATGGTCGCCAGCGCCGACGTGCTGCTGGCGATGATCGGCGCCGCGCTTTTCGGGCTGTTCGTCGGCGCCGTGCCCGGGCTGACCGCCACGATGGCCACCGCGCTGCTCGTCCCGATCACCTTCTTCCTGCCGCCGGTGCCTGCGGTCGCCGCGATGGTCACCGCGACCGCGATGGCGATCTTCGCCGGCGACATCCCGGGCTGCCTGGTGCGCATTCCCGGCACGCCGGCGTCGGCCGCCTACGTCGACGAGTCCTACGCGATGACCCGCAAGGGCCAGGCCGAGACCGCGCTGGGCGTCGCGCTGGTGTTCTCGGTGATCGGCGGGCTGTTCGGCACCACGGTGCTGATCTTCGCGGCGCCGGCGCTGGCCGAGTTCGCGCTGCAGTTCAGCTCCTTCGAATACTTCTGGCTGGTGCTGCTCGGGCTGACCTGCGCGGTCTTCATCACCGGCGACGCGCCGATCCGCGGCCTGGTCACGCTGTTCCTGGGCCTGCTGGTCGGCGCGGTCGGGCTCGAGAACCCGGCCGCGCACCCGCGCTTCACCTTCGGCAACGCGGACCTGCTCGGCGGCGTCAGCCTGATCCCGGCGATGATCGCGCTGTTCGCGGTCTCGGAGATCCTGCGCTTCTCGCTCTCGCCGGTGCACATCGACGAGTTCAAGAGCCAGGTGGGCGCGGTGTTCCGCGGCATGGGCGGCATGATCCGCAAGTACCGCTGGCAAACGCTGCGCGGCAGCGCGCTGGGCACCGCGGTGGGCGCCCTGCCCGGCGCCGGCGCGGACATCGCGGCCTGGATGGCCTACGCGACCAGCCGCAAGACCTCGAAGGAGTCGGAGAAGTTCGGCACCGGCCACCCGGAAGGGTTGGTCGAGGCCGGCGCGGCCAACAACAGCGCGCTGTCGGCCGCGTGGATTCCCGCGCTGGTGTTCGGCATTCCGGGCGACTCGATCACCGCGATCGTGATCGGCGTGCTGTACATGAAGGACATGAATCCGGGGCCGACGATCTTCATCAACAGCCCCGAGAACATCTACGCGGTGTTCGCGGTGTTCATCCTGGCCAACCTGCTGATGCTGCCGCTGGGCTGGGCCTGCATCAAGGCGGCCACCCGCATATTGCGCGCGCCGCGCAACGTGCTGATGCCGATCATCCTGATGTTCTGCATCGTCGGCGCGTTCGCGATCAACAACTCTCCCTTCGACCTCTGGATCCTGATCGGCTTCGGCCTGCTCGGCTGGTTCCTCGAGGCGCACCGGTTCCCGATCGCGCCGGCCATCCTGGGAATGCTGCTGGGCAAGATGCTCGAGGAGAACTTCATCACCTCGATGATCAAGTCCGAAGGCAACCTGATGGGCTTCGTCGAGCGGCCGATCGCGGCCGCGCTGGCGGTCTTCGCGCTGCTGCTGTGGGCGCTGTCGGGCTGGTTCGCGCTGAAGCGTCGGATGGCCCGCGGCTGA
- a CDS encoding pirin family protein has product MPEIVIEGREADLGHGLKVRRVLPFAKRRMVGPFVFFDHAGPVTMSGEAARKADVRPHPHIGLSTLSYLLGGAVTHRDSLGVRHVIRPGEVNWMTAGRGIVHSERFDAPDAFAGGGLELLQSWIALPEAEEECEPAFENRSAGELPEAREGGLRMRLIAGEAFGMRSPVGVRSPVFYLHLEVDAGARIPLPDGHAERAAYVAKGELELDGHRHGTGRMLVFGATEAPSPVAREPSTVMLLGGEPLGERHIWWNFVSSRRERIEQAKADWLAGRFAMPPDDRDEFIPLPG; this is encoded by the coding sequence ATGCCGGAGATCGTCATCGAGGGCCGTGAGGCCGACCTGGGGCACGGGCTGAAGGTGCGGCGGGTGCTGCCGTTCGCGAAGCGGCGGATGGTGGGGCCCTTCGTGTTCTTCGATCACGCGGGGCCGGTCACGATGTCGGGCGAGGCGGCGCGCAAGGCGGACGTGCGGCCGCATCCGCACATCGGGCTTTCCACGCTCAGCTACCTGCTGGGCGGGGCGGTCACTCACCGCGACAGCCTGGGCGTGCGTCACGTGATCCGGCCCGGCGAGGTCAACTGGATGACCGCGGGGCGCGGCATCGTTCACTCGGAGCGCTTCGACGCGCCGGACGCGTTCGCGGGCGGCGGGCTGGAGCTGCTGCAGTCGTGGATCGCGCTGCCCGAGGCCGAGGAGGAGTGCGAGCCGGCGTTCGAGAACCGCAGCGCCGGGGAACTTCCCGAGGCGCGCGAGGGCGGGCTGCGGATGCGCCTGATCGCGGGCGAGGCCTTCGGCATGCGCAGCCCGGTGGGCGTGCGATCGCCGGTGTTCTACCTGCATCTCGAGGTCGACGCGGGCGCCCGCATCCCGCTGCCCGACGGCCACGCGGAGCGCGCGGCCTATGTGGCGAAGGGCGAGCTCGAGCTCGACGGCCATCGGCACGGCACGGGCCGGATGCTGGTCTTCGGGGCGACGGAAGCGCCGTCGCCGGTGGCGCGCGAGCCGTCGACCGTGATGCTGCTCGGCGGCGAGCCGCTCGGCGAGCGGCACATCTGGTGGAACTTCGTGTCCTCGCGGCGCGAGCGGATCGAGCAGGCGAAGGCCGACTGGCTCGCCGGTCGCTTCGCGATGCCGCCCGACGACCGCGACGAGTTCATCCCGCTGCCCGGGTGA
- a CDS encoding tripartite tricarboxylate transporter TctB family protein — MRLNDAVIGAVLLVLSLAVLWHVKDFPAIPGQPYGAALYPTVVSAGLAVTSILLIVQGLRSGEPMFSVQVAQGGRLIAFGVTVGSMLFYVLFVDQLGFIVCATLMLAALLWSYGVKRSLIAPVAIAATLVIHTGFFKVLKVPLPWGLLESIAW; from the coding sequence GTGCGTCTGAACGATGCGGTCATTGGCGCGGTCCTGCTCGTGCTGTCGCTCGCGGTGCTGTGGCACGTCAAGGACTTCCCGGCCATCCCCGGCCAACCCTATGGCGCGGCGCTCTACCCGACGGTGGTCTCGGCCGGCCTGGCCGTCACGTCGATCCTGCTGATCGTGCAGGGGCTGCGCAGCGGCGAGCCGATGTTCTCGGTCCAGGTCGCCCAGGGCGGGCGGCTGATCGCCTTCGGCGTGACCGTCGGCTCGATGCTGTTCTACGTGCTGTTCGTGGACCAGCTCGGCTTCATCGTCTGCGCGACGCTGATGCTCGCGGCGCTGCTGTGGAGCTACGGCGTGAAACGCTCGCTGATCGCGCCGGTCGCGATCGCGGCCACGCTGGTCATCCACACCGGCTTCTTCAAGGTCCTGAAGGTCCCGCTGCCCTGGGGCCTTCTGGAATCGATCGCCTGGTGA
- the ccmE gene encoding cytochrome c maturation protein CcmE codes for MKPRQKRLILILVGLAAIGVAVALVLNAFQSNLVFFYTPSEIAEGKAPAGRPFRVGGLVEEGSLKRVGDGTSVVFVVTDSAKSIQVSYTGILPDLFKEGKGVVAQGSIQPDGSFRASEVLAKHDENYMPPEAAEALKRAGHPMEATPQYQQYQKQ; via the coding sequence ATGAAACCGCGTCAAAAGAGACTGATCCTGATCCTCGTGGGCCTGGCCGCGATCGGCGTGGCCGTCGCGCTGGTGCTCAACGCCTTCCAGAGCAACCTGGTCTTCTTCTACACGCCGAGCGAGATCGCCGAGGGCAAGGCGCCCGCCGGCCGCCCGTTCCGGGTGGGCGGCCTGGTCGAGGAAGGCAGCCTGAAGCGCGTGGGCGACGGCACCAGCGTGGTGTTCGTGGTCACCGACAGCGCCAAGTCGATCCAGGTCTCGTACACCGGCATCCTTCCCGACCTGTTCAAGGAGGGCAAGGGCGTGGTCGCGCAGGGCTCGATCCAGCCCGACGGCAGCTTCCGCGCGAGCGAGGTGCTGGCCAAGCACGACGAGAACTACATGCCGCCCGAGGCGGCCGAGGCGCTGAAGCGGGCGGGCCATCCGATGGAAGCCACCCCGCAGTACCAGCAGTACCAGAAGCAATGA
- the ccmD gene encoding heme exporter protein CcmD encodes MSEWLAMGGHGFYIWSSYAMLALCVAIELWALRRRRKAAWQQVDETREEMESARPARATDTE; translated from the coding sequence ATGAGCGAATGGCTGGCGATGGGCGGGCACGGGTTCTACATCTGGAGCTCGTACGCGATGCTGGCGCTGTGCGTGGCGATCGAGCTGTGGGCGCTGCGCCGGCGCCGTAAGGCCGCCTGGCAGCAGGTCGACGAAACTCGCGAGGAAATGGAGTCGGCCCGGCCGGCCCGCGCAACGGACACCGAATGA
- the argE gene encoding acetylornithine deacetylase encodes MTDTRPDAPIATLERLVAFDTVSANSNAALIDWAAERLEAVGAKVMVQHAPEPGKANLFATIGPEDVPGLMLSGHSDVVPVAGQAWSTDPFVLTRKGDNLYARGSADMKGFIACVLDAAPRFAAAKLKVPLHVALSYNEETNMHGMRQLAGHLAGAPVKPAACLIGEPTSMQVVVANKGAAGFRVKVRGHSVHSSLRDSGVSAVEVAAEIVHFVNGLQQELRAAARHDGFEFPHTSVHVGRIQGGTAHNITAKDCEFLLEIRALPGQRASDILARIRAHCDTLLPGMRAIAPECDIAIEEIFDTPALDERGNTYLAKAIMPLCGHFVPGRVSFGTEAGILQDIGVPTVVCGPGSISVAHQPDEFVEVEQLEQCMKFLFVLAERMEQGISLQG; translated from the coding sequence ATGACAGACACCCGCCCCGACGCCCCGATCGCCACCCTCGAACGCCTGGTCGCCTTCGACACGGTGAGCGCCAACAGCAACGCCGCGCTGATCGACTGGGCCGCCGAACGGCTCGAGGCGGTCGGCGCGAAGGTCATGGTCCAGCACGCGCCCGAGCCCGGCAAGGCCAACCTGTTCGCCACGATCGGCCCGGAGGACGTGCCGGGGCTGATGCTTTCCGGGCACTCCGATGTAGTGCCGGTGGCCGGCCAGGCCTGGTCGACCGACCCCTTCGTGCTGACCCGCAAGGGCGACAACCTGTACGCCCGCGGCTCGGCCGACATGAAGGGCTTCATCGCCTGCGTGCTCGACGCGGCGCCGCGATTCGCCGCGGCGAAGCTGAAGGTGCCGCTGCACGTCGCGCTGTCGTACAACGAGGAGACCAACATGCACGGCATGCGGCAGCTGGCCGGCCACCTGGCCGGTGCCCCGGTCAAGCCGGCGGCCTGCCTGATCGGCGAGCCGACCTCGATGCAGGTGGTCGTGGCGAACAAGGGCGCGGCCGGCTTCCGGGTCAAGGTGCGCGGCCACTCGGTGCACTCGTCGCTGCGCGACAGCGGGGTCTCCGCTGTCGAGGTGGCGGCCGAGATCGTCCACTTCGTGAACGGCCTGCAGCAGGAGCTGCGCGCGGCCGCGCGCCACGACGGCTTCGAGTTCCCGCACACCAGCGTGCACGTGGGCCGAATCCAGGGCGGCACCGCCCACAACATCACCGCCAAGGACTGCGAGTTCCTGCTCGAGATCCGCGCGCTGCCCGGCCAGCGGGCGTCCGACATCCTGGCCCGCATCCGCGCGCATTGCGACACGCTGCTGCCGGGCATGAGGGCGATCGCGCCCGAGTGCGACATTGCGATCGAGGAGATCTTCGACACGCCAGCGCTCGACGAGCGCGGCAACACCTACCTGGCCAAGGCGATCATGCCGCTGTGCGGCCACTTCGTGCCGGGCCGGGTCAGCTTCGGCACCGAGGCCGGCATCCTGCAGGACATCGGCGTGCCGACCGTGGTCTGCGGGCCGGGCAGCATCTCGGTGGCCCACCAGCCCGACGAGTTCGTCGAGGTCGAGCAGCTCGAGCAGTGCATGAAGTTCCTGTTCGTGCTCGCCGAACGAATGGAACAGGGCATTTCGCTTCAGGGCTGA
- the ccmA gene encoding heme ABC exporter ATP-binding protein CcmA yields MTGNPGANGSLPPGGPPPADAGLAVSGLACAAGIRTLFSGVSFDLPPGRWLALTGPNGTGKTTLLRAIAGLVRPTAGEVRWRGRPRRPATPDWHAACLFQGHAAGWKDGLSTRENLRLQRELDGGGESGIDALLAGAGLARQAKLPFGRLSAGQRRRLSLARLADSQRPLWLLDEPTTALDTAGQALFGELLDAHLARGGVAVVATHQRLPSGAPPIELSLGDFAGR; encoded by the coding sequence GTGACCGGGAACCCCGGCGCGAACGGCTCGCTGCCGCCTGGTGGACCGCCCCCGGCCGATGCCGGCCTTGCCGTGAGCGGGCTCGCCTGCGCGGCGGGCATCCGCACGCTGTTCTCGGGCGTTTCCTTCGATCTGCCGCCGGGCCGCTGGCTCGCGCTGACCGGCCCGAACGGCACCGGCAAGACGACGCTGCTCAGGGCGATCGCGGGGCTGGTGCGCCCGACCGCCGGCGAGGTGCGCTGGCGCGGCCGGCCGCGCCGCCCGGCGACCCCCGACTGGCACGCAGCCTGCCTGTTCCAGGGCCACGCGGCCGGCTGGAAGGACGGCCTGAGCACGCGGGAGAACCTGCGCCTGCAGCGCGAGCTCGACGGCGGCGGCGAGTCGGGCATCGACGCCCTGCTCGCCGGCGCGGGCCTGGCCCGGCAGGCGAAGCTGCCCTTCGGGCGCTTGTCGGCAGGCCAGCGCCGCCGTCTTTCGCTCGCCCGGCTGGCGGACTCGCAACGGCCGCTCTGGCTGCTCGACGAGCCGACCACCGCGCTCGACACGGCCGGCCAGGCCCTGTTCGGCGAGCTGCTCGACGCGCACCTCGCGCGCGGCGGCGTCGCCGTCGTGGCCACGCACCAGCGGCTGCCGTCCGGCGCGCCGCCGATCGAACTGTCGCTCGGCGACTTCGCGGGGCGCTGA
- the ccmI gene encoding c-type cytochrome biogenesis protein CcmI, with the protein MLLWVSIALLTLVVTVAVVRPLFSRNSTRVVDDDLEPRLAVFRDRRDEIGRELAAGRLSESEAEQARADLLRQMAEELPPEVLAQASAPQARPTDGGRGAGRSRAPLVAGLMLAVLVPLLAAVVYRAVGSPEIALAQLDGSFDRLAQSPQAQFDSLVAELEARLRENPKDGEAWAVLAEAYKMIGNHGAAIEAFAKATELLPPNARLLADYAESTALAAAGDFSGRPTELLERALAADPNDQKAVALMGAARYRAGDLPQARRYLGQLLASLPPGSEDATQIGEVVARIDAELAARGGSAAPGAGLAGAAPPGSTGAAPTGQASAAPAKAPVLAGRVELAPAIAAKVPASATLFVIARAAQGPRIPVAVLRVPAGSLPYAFEIGDGDAMDPSRTPSSVGDLVLEARISVSGDAARRPGDLIGEPVPAKPGSTGVSLLIDRVVEP; encoded by the coding sequence ATGCTGCTCTGGGTTTCCATCGCCCTGCTGACCCTGGTCGTGACCGTGGCCGTCGTCCGGCCGCTGTTCTCGCGCAATTCGACCCGCGTCGTCGACGACGACCTCGAACCGCGGCTCGCTGTGTTCCGCGACCGTCGCGACGAGATCGGGCGCGAGCTCGCGGCCGGCCGGCTCAGCGAGTCCGAGGCCGAGCAGGCCCGCGCGGACCTGCTCAGGCAGATGGCCGAGGAGCTGCCGCCGGAAGTGCTCGCCCAGGCGAGCGCGCCTCAGGCACGGCCCACCGACGGCGGCCGTGGCGCCGGTCGCTCGCGCGCGCCGCTGGTCGCCGGCCTGATGCTGGCGGTGCTGGTGCCGCTGCTTGCGGCCGTCGTATACCGGGCGGTCGGTTCGCCGGAAATCGCGCTGGCCCAGCTCGACGGCAGCTTCGACCGCCTCGCGCAGAGCCCGCAGGCGCAGTTCGACTCGCTGGTGGCCGAGCTCGAGGCGCGCCTGCGCGAGAACCCGAAAGACGGCGAGGCCTGGGCCGTGCTGGCCGAGGCCTACAAGATGATCGGCAACCACGGCGCCGCGATCGAGGCCTTCGCGAAGGCGACCGAGCTGCTGCCGCCCAACGCTCGCCTGCTGGCCGACTACGCCGAGTCCACCGCGCTGGCCGCCGCCGGCGACTTCTCCGGCAGGCCGACCGAGCTGCTCGAGCGGGCGCTGGCGGCCGACCCGAACGACCAGAAGGCGGTCGCGCTGATGGGCGCGGCCCGCTATCGCGCGGGCGACCTGCCGCAGGCCCGGCGCTATCTCGGCCAGCTGCTGGCGAGCCTGCCGCCCGGCTCCGAGGACGCAACCCAGATCGGCGAGGTGGTCGCCCGGATCGACGCCGAGCTCGCGGCGCGCGGCGGGTCCGCGGCGCCTGGCGCGGGACTGGCCGGTGCGGCACCGCCAGGATCGACCGGCGCGGCGCCGACCGGACAGGCCTCTGCCGCGCCCGCGAAGGCGCCGGTGCTGGCCGGTCGCGTCGAGCTCGCCCCGGCGATCGCCGCGAAGGTGCCTGCCTCGGCCACGCTGTTCGTGATCGCCCGCGCCGCCCAGGGGCCGCGGATCCCGGTCGCGGTGCTGCGCGTGCCGGCGGGGTCCTTGCCCTATGCCTTCGAGATCGGCGACGGCGATGCGATGGATCCGTCGCGCACGCCGTCCTCGGTCGGCGACCTGGTCCTCGAGGCGCGGATCAGCGTGTCGGGCGACGCCGCCCGCCGCCCCGGCGACCTGATCGGCGAGCCGGTGCCCGCGAAGCCCGGCAGCACCGGCGTTTCGCTCTTGATCGACCGGGTCGTCGAGCCGTGA
- the ccmC gene encoding heme ABC transporter permease CcmC has protein sequence MTGSFLQFASPARFYPLAGRMIPWFGWASAVLAIAGLYVGFFVAPTDWQQGESYRIIFIHVPAAWMAMFIYLVMAFWCALSLVLNTRLSAMMAQALAPTGAMFAFVSLWTGAFWGRPTWGTYWVWDARLTSTLILLFLYLGFIALRAAIDDPRRADRATALLALVGVVNVPIIYFSVQWWNTLHQGATISMTAAPKMAATMLTAMLLMTFSAWFYSIAVALHRVRSVMIEREALTDWVGELRRAEGRQ, from the coding sequence ATGACAGGCAGCTTCCTCCAGTTCGCGTCGCCGGCGCGCTTCTATCCGCTGGCCGGGCGCATGATCCCGTGGTTCGGCTGGGCCTCCGCGGTGCTGGCGATCGCCGGGCTCTACGTCGGCTTCTTCGTCGCCCCCACCGACTGGCAGCAGGGCGAGTCGTACCGGATCATCTTCATCCACGTGCCGGCCGCGTGGATGGCGATGTTCATCTACCTGGTGATGGCCTTCTGGTGCGCGCTGTCGCTGGTGCTGAACACCCGGCTGTCGGCGATGATGGCGCAGGCGCTCGCGCCCACCGGCGCGATGTTCGCGTTCGTCTCGCTGTGGACCGGCGCCTTCTGGGGCCGCCCCACCTGGGGCACCTACTGGGTCTGGGACGCGCGGCTCACGTCCACGCTGATCCTGCTGTTCCTGTACCTGGGCTTCATCGCGCTGCGCGCCGCGATCGACGACCCGCGCCGCGCCGACCGCGCCACCGCGCTGCTGGCGCTGGTGGGCGTGGTCAACGTCCCGATCATCTACTTCTCGGTGCAGTGGTGGAACACGCTGCACCAGGGAGCCACGATCTCGATGACCGCCGCGCCGAAGATGGCGGCCACGATGCTCACCGCCATGCTGCTGATGACCTTCTCGGCCTGGTTCTATTCGATCGCGGTGGCGCTTCACCGCGTGCGCAGCGTGATGATCGAGCGCGAGGCGCTCACCGACTGGGTCGGCGAGCTGCGCCGCGCGGAGGGCCGGCAATGA
- a CDS encoding tripartite tricarboxylate transporter substrate binding protein, with the protein MKRRNLLGALGATAAALSMGLASAPAMAAWPERPIQMIVPWGAGGGTDAVARFMAAELEKELKQPVNVVNRTGGSGVVGHQAVAMSKPDGYTLGLITVEITMMRHAGLTQLSHKDFTPIALVNYDPNAVFVRTDSPIKSTKELLDAARANPGKMKSSGTGQGGIWHLGLAGMLVDQKMAGDAITWVPSQGAAPGLQDLVAGGVDLVSCSLPEARSLIDAGRVRPVVLMSDKPDNLFPKVPLLKDETGGSTWTNGAWRGVAAPKGLPQDVVDKLAAAIKKIYDSKAYADFLASRGFGATWGGPAEFGAFMAKEDEAKGAVMKAVGIAK; encoded by the coding sequence ATGAAACGTCGCAACCTGCTCGGCGCGCTCGGCGCCACCGCCGCCGCCCTGTCCATGGGCCTGGCCAGCGCGCCCGCGATGGCCGCCTGGCCCGAGCGGCCGATCCAGATGATCGTGCCCTGGGGCGCCGGCGGCGGCACCGACGCCGTGGCCCGCTTCATGGCGGCCGAGCTCGAGAAGGAGCTCAAGCAGCCGGTCAACGTGGTCAACCGCACCGGCGGCAGCGGCGTGGTCGGCCACCAGGCGGTCGCGATGTCCAAGCCCGACGGTTACACGCTGGGCCTGATCACCGTGGAGATCACGATGATGCGCCACGCCGGCCTGACCCAGCTCAGCCACAAGGACTTCACGCCGATCGCGCTGGTCAACTACGACCCGAACGCGGTCTTCGTGCGCACCGACTCGCCGATCAAGAGCACCAAGGAACTGCTCGACGCAGCCCGCGCCAACCCCGGCAAGATGAAGTCCTCCGGCACCGGCCAGGGCGGCATCTGGCACCTGGGCCTGGCCGGCATGCTGGTCGACCAGAAGATGGCCGGCGACGCGATCACCTGGGTGCCCAGCCAGGGCGCCGCGCCCGGCCTGCAGGACCTGGTCGCCGGTGGCGTCGACCTGGTCTCGTGCTCGCTGCCCGAGGCCCGCTCGCTGATCGACGCCGGTCGCGTGCGTCCGGTCGTGCTGATGTCGGACAAGCCCGACAACCTGTTCCCGAAAGTGCCGCTGCTCAAGGACGAGACCGGCGGCAGCACCTGGACCAACGGCGCGTGGCGCGGCGTGGCCGCTCCGAAGGGCCTGCCGCAGGACGTCGTCGACAAGCTGGCCGCTGCGATCAAGAAGATCTACGACTCGAAAGCCTATGCCGACTTCCTGGCCTCGCGCGGCTTCGGCGCGACCTGGGGCGGCCCGGCCGAGTTCGGCGCGTTCATGGCCAAGGAAGACGAGGCCAAGGGCGCGGTCATGAAGGCGGTCGGCATCGCCAAGTGA
- the ccmB gene encoding heme exporter protein CcmB yields MAAVREAPIFGVVGAVLWACRRDLKLAAQSRAELAVVLLFFLLVASLFPLAVSPDPNLLRAIAAGIAWVAALLATLLGLPRLFAADWADGTLEQILLAPAPLPALVAGKVLAHWLATGLPLVALSPLAGLQFGLPADAIGVLVASLALGTPILSWLGAVTAALTLGARGGASLLALLVLPLAVPVLIFGAGSVEAQVAGLGAGAHLSLLGAGLILAWVFGPFAAALAVRIAHE; encoded by the coding sequence ATGGCGGCGGTTCGCGAGGCCCCGATCTTCGGCGTCGTCGGCGCGGTCCTCTGGGCCTGCCGGCGCGACCTGAAGCTGGCCGCCCAGTCGCGCGCCGAGCTCGCCGTCGTGCTGCTGTTCTTCCTGCTGGTGGCAAGCCTGTTCCCGCTGGCGGTGAGCCCCGACCCGAACCTGCTGCGCGCGATCGCCGCCGGCATCGCGTGGGTCGCCGCGCTGCTGGCCACGCTGCTGGGCCTGCCGCGGCTGTTCGCCGCCGACTGGGCCGACGGCACGCTAGAGCAGATCCTGCTGGCGCCGGCGCCTCTGCCAGCGCTGGTGGCCGGCAAGGTGCTGGCCCACTGGCTGGCCACCGGGCTGCCGCTGGTCGCGCTGTCGCCGCTGGCCGGCCTGCAGTTCGGCCTGCCCGCCGACGCGATCGGCGTGCTGGTCGCCTCGCTCGCGCTCGGCACGCCGATCCTGTCGTGGCTGGGCGCGGTCACCGCCGCGCTCACGCTCGGCGCGCGCGGCGGCGCCTCGCTGCTCGCCTTGCTGGTGCTGCCGCTGGCGGTGCCGGTGCTGATCTTCGGCGCAGGCTCGGTCGAGGCGCAGGTGGCGGGGCTGGGTGCCGGCGCGCACCTTTCGCTGCTCGGCGCGGGCCTGATCCTCGCCTGGGTGTTCGGCCCGTTCGCGGCGGCCCTCGCGGTTAGAATTGCTCACGAATGA
- a CDS encoding aspartate aminotransferase family protein, translated as MTADAGLDMSHWWMPFTANRQFKSRPRLVSEARGVFYKTPEGREILDATSGLWCVNAGHGREEIAEAAARQLREMDFAPSFQFGHPIGFQFANRLIEIAPEGFEKVFFANSGSEAVDTALKIALGYHRARGEAQRTRLIGRERGYHGVGFGGISVGGMVNNRKAFSGALLPSVDHLPHTHNLEHNAFSRGQPAWGAHLADDLERLVALHGAETIAAVIVEPVAGSTGVLIPPKGYLEKLRAICDKYGILLIFDEVITGFGRLGTPFAVDRFGVKPDLFTTAKGITNASVPMGAVFTTNKVHDAFMNGPEGMIELFHGYTYSGHPVACAAGLATLDIYEREGLLTRGATLEKQWEDAVHSLRDMPNVIDVRNIGLVGAIELAPRDGVVGARAYDAMVGAFDEGLMIRVTGDTIAMSPPLIVEPAHIERIVSTLRKVLSALK; from the coding sequence CTGACCGCCGACGCCGGCCTCGACATGAGCCACTGGTGGATGCCGTTCACCGCCAATCGCCAGTTCAAGTCCCGGCCGCGGCTGGTGTCCGAGGCCAGGGGCGTCTTCTACAAGACCCCCGAAGGCCGCGAGATCCTCGACGCCACCTCGGGCCTGTGGTGCGTCAACGCCGGCCACGGCCGCGAGGAGATCGCCGAGGCGGCCGCCCGGCAGCTGCGCGAGATGGACTTCGCGCCGTCCTTCCAGTTCGGTCACCCGATCGGCTTCCAGTTCGCCAACCGGCTGATCGAGATCGCGCCCGAGGGCTTCGAGAAGGTCTTCTTCGCGAACTCGGGCTCCGAGGCGGTCGACACCGCGCTGAAGATCGCGCTGGGCTACCACCGCGCCCGCGGCGAGGCGCAGCGCACCCGCCTGATCGGCCGCGAGCGCGGCTACCACGGCGTGGGCTTCGGCGGCATCTCGGTCGGCGGCATGGTCAACAACCGCAAGGCCTTCTCCGGCGCGCTGCTGCCCAGCGTCGATCACCTGCCGCACACGCACAACCTGGAGCACAACGCCTTCTCGCGCGGCCAGCCGGCCTGGGGCGCGCACCTGGCCGACGACCTGGAGCGACTGGTCGCGCTGCACGGCGCCGAGACCATCGCCGCGGTCATCGTCGAGCCGGTCGCCGGCTCCACCGGCGTGCTGATCCCGCCCAAGGGCTATCTCGAGAAGCTGCGCGCGATCTGCGACAAGTACGGCATCCTGCTGATCTTCGACGAGGTCATCACCGGCTTCGGTCGCCTGGGCACCCCGTTCGCGGTCGACCGCTTCGGCGTCAAGCCCGACCTGTTCACCACGGCCAAGGGCATCACCAACGCCAGCGTGCCGATGGGCGCCGTGTTCACCACGAACAAGGTGCACGACGCGTTCATGAACGGCCCCGAGGGCATGATCGAGCTGTTCCACGGCTACACCTACTCGGGCCATCCGGTGGCCTGCGCGGCCGGCCTGGCCACGCTCGACATCTACGAGCGCGAGGGCCTGCTGACCCGCGGCGCCACGCTCGAGAAGCAGTGGGAGGACGCGGTCCACTCGCTGCGCGACATGCCCAACGTGATCGACGTGCGCAACATCGGCCTGGTCGGCGCGATCGAACTCGCGCCGCGCGACGGCGTGGTCGGGGCGCGGGCCTACGACGCGATGGTCGGAGCCTTCGACGAGGGGCTGATGATCCGGGTGACCGGGGACACGATCGCGATGTCGCCGCCGCTGATCGTGGAGCCGGCGCACATCGAGCGCATCGTTTCGACGCTTCGGAAGGTGCTTTCGGCGCTCAAGTGA